CAGCAGcacgcgctcgccgtcgcgcgcctcctcctcctcgccgccgccgcggcatccCTCGCCTCGTcgctctccgcctccgcgccgaggggcacggtggcggcggcggcccactTCGTCGCCGAGGCGGGGCTCGCCTGCGCGGGCGCCGTGGGCGGGCTCTGGGCGGCGCAGACCGGGCTCAGCCTCTACGTCGACGCGTGCGTGCCCGCGGGGTGCCACCGCCTCCTGGACGCCGGTGGCGCCACGGCGCCCGCCACGCGgtgcgaggtggaggaggcgaggaTCAGGGCCGTCGCCGTCATGGACCTCGCCCTGTCTGTGCACTGCGTCCTCGTGGCTGCCGTTGCGACCCTGGTGCTGCTCGGGGTGGCGAGGTGGTTCGGGGTTGACACCAGCGCCGGTACGGGGAGGAGGCATAATGGATCCTCCTACGATGCATTGCCCACAGTGGCGTCCACTGGGGCGATGACGGAGATGGAGCATTTGCAGGGTAAGGGCATCGTCAGCAAGAGCGTGGCGCAGGAGTGAAATATGATGTGTCGTATTGGATTAACTAGGTACATTTCAACCGACTCAAGCATCTGATCTTGTCAAGAAGTGAACCCCTGAAAAGGATGGGGAATTTGGGACATGGCAGCAGAATTTGTTCCGAGGGATGCTGATGTTTTAGCTGCTAGGAGAGAGTACAAGTAGTAGCTGCTGTGGACCAATTGCTTTGTTGAATTGGCCGATAGCCCAATCAGTACCTGGATAATTGTTGTAGGTCACTCAATTATTGCAATGCTTGTTGGTGTTCGTTTGGTAGTTCTGTCCACTTCAATCAAGAGAATTACTTTTGCAATATTTCTGGTTTATTACTGGCTTGTTAGCTGTAGCTGTTCATCTGTAGCACTTTTGAAGTGCCAGACATATGCCAAGTCTCTATGCACACACATGTGACTAGCCGTTGAGCTTTGGCGCTTTTATACCGACTCTTCCATTGAGATACCATTTATGGAATTATTAGTTAGAATTTTGGCCTGTGATTGCAGTTGTCTTTGAACAATTGAATCTTGCATATTCTTTAATGGAGAAACTCAAACCCATCCATTAGGTGCTTAGTTTTAAAACATAGTGAAatattgaagaagatgaaggaattGCCTGATGACCTCATGATGATGTTACAAGCATGCAtcatatgcaaaaaaaagaactaCAGAACCAAAAGTCAAAGAATTCAGAATCTCTTTGCACCAAGAGGATTATTCAGAATCAGAACCCCAAGTGGATTGTTCAGAATCAGAAACCCACCCTGTAGGGACACCACTGCTAGGTTCTCATCGCCATGATTTGTTAAATTTGATAACACTACTTTTTAGAATGTGAGACAAGGCCTATTCAACAAACTGAAGCTAAAGGGTTGGCAAGAACCTTATTCAGTTATATCATATTCACTGCATTTTTTGAGTCTATACCTTTAACTAGGGCATAGGAATATATCTGTTAGTAATAGGCTTGTAATGATGCATTCATTGTCAAACTTAAATGCTCCCTCTTTTATAACCATATTTCGAACTTTCGTTTTCAGACTTATAATTGAATTCTGCAAATGAAATTTCATTTATTGTATCTTTATGGTTTTTTTTTGCTATCTATCATATATAACTGAATTATGTAGCTATATATCTATGGTATCTGTTGAGAGTGTCAAACCTGTGTTGTTTTCTTTACAACATTTCTTTTATGGTTGTGCCAAgctatttttcttttgcttgtgaAATGATAAAGCAAATCCAATGCAAGGTGCGTTTTCATATGCTTCCACAGGTTACTGCTGTAATTTTTTCTTTGGCAGCTGCAAGAATCTTCTATTGCTTTATCATAGATATGCTGGGCAGCAAAAGATGTCCTCTAGAGATTCTGACATTGACAACTAACTACTTATCGTACCATCTGTGCTCCAGATCTACACCTTTGTGGATCTTTTGCCTAGTGCTTCTTTTTATTGGTGAGAAGCTGTGTGGCTACTCCTTAAACCGAAGGGTCAGTTAGGACTTCTATACTCTATATTTCTATCCAATATGAGATTCTTGTCAAATTCTCATTTAGTTTGCCTGTGGGTGAATCAATTGGAAGCAGATCCTCTGCAATACATCTTTTAGCCTTGTGATACTAGATGAGGTGGCATGAAAGATGGTGGTTAGACTGCAAGTAGGAATCAGTTGTAACCTTGAGTAGCACCAATTGATGGGCACAGTCAGATACCATTGGACAAAAGCTTTCTTAAAAAGATCGTTCCACTAGGTAAAGTAAATGGTCTCTTTCTAGGCAGTTGAGCCTATGTTTATCACTTTACCACTCTGTAATCACAATAACACTTTCTTGTTTTAATTATACATTGGTTGCTGCTTGTCTTGGTCATATTAGTTTATTAATTTGTGATAACTGCATCATGCATTGTAGTTTCTGAGCACTATATAAATGCCTGCTAAGTTCTTCCATTTCCATATCCCACCAATGTTGTCTGCACCGTGAGCTTAGAACCAAGAGTGACAATTGGCATGGCTCTCTTGGTCCCTCTCTCCCTTGAAGGCTTTCTCTGGTAAATCTTGTTGGCTTCGCAGCACATATCCAGTGCTTTCTTGAGAAAGCCTTCAGGGGGGAGGGAACCCAAGCAAGCCACAGTGCCTGTACCCAATAGCAAAGATGTGCACTAATTTCTATTTGTTCTTATGAGAACTTGAGTAATCATTTGCTTTGTTGATTTTTTAAAATGAACCTAGTTTTGTCAACTGACATCAGTTGCTGGATGTACAAGGAATGGACAATGGGGTGTTGACAAATTTCTTATCTTTATAAGGCAGTGGAGGTGTGGAGCTACTGATCATCTATCTTTTAACCAGATACGAGAAGAAGACTGAAGAAAGTCAATTGCCGAGTTTTTCTTCACTTGGAGGTCTCACCGCTACTGAATTTTGTGCATACACAGAAAAGGTATGAGCAATGTCACCATAATAGAGGCCAAACAGGCTAACGATGCTCTACTATAAGCAAATCAAAAACTGTATTACCTTTGCAGAATATTTTCTTTGTAAATTTTTCCTGCCAGGGAAATATCTCTCCTGCTATTTCAGTTGTACAAAGctgacattttttttaattattttctattCTAGGTGAATGTTACTGTTGCCGATCGTGCTCAGCTTTCCTGAATTAGTGGATGCATTGGTTAGCAACACTCTGCTGCTAGCTTTATGGGTGCTCGCCAAACAGCCAATTTATCACATTGCATCATGAGATGGACTTGTAACCTGTTGAATGCTGGTTGAACACAGTCAGATGCCAACAACAGGTGAACTCATAAAAAATGGGCACCTTCGTTTTGTGTTACTTGTTGAGTGGTAGTGGAGCCAGTAGTTCTCTGCTCCAAAGTCGGAAGCACTTCCTTTGTTTATTTGGGCTATGAACGTTTGTTGTTCTGACAACATGAATATTGTCTTACCCTATTGTTCTTGGTCTCTGTACACTCAGCTACGATTTGGCTGCGTTACCTCTTGCATCTATGTTGAATGTTGATGGGTCCTTAATAAAACATGCATGAACAAAGTACCCTTCATGTGCTTGCATATGTTGCATAGTGCAGAAGTTCTTTTTTCCCTGTGTCGACGCTCGACCCTGTTTCCATTTTAACAACGGAAATTTTGGATGTTCGATACAGTTTGCAGGGGAAGAAAAGAGTTCTAGACGCGCAGAAGTTTTATTTGAACCAAATAAATGGCCACAACACTCCTAATTATGACACATGGACCTATATGGCTACTAATAcgttgcaaatttgcaatgttAGAACATAACCAATATTGACCTCGATTTGTATATCACATCATAAGAAACACAAGAAGTATGATTTTTGGATTAAGTGCGAGATTGGTCTGTAACCACTCTGTCAATGCTTGTCTTACTAAAATTTGGCAACAATGGTCCAAATTGACGAGCCCATTTAATCCCAATTTCGTTCTTAGAACAACTCCTACTCGAACAGACCCTATATTAGATTTTCGGTATGGAAAGATCTCTAAATTCCTCCCTCCACCTCTATTTCCGAGTTTCTTAGGAAGCCCTTTGTCGAAGGGACTATTGCTATAGTGGATGTATTTTTGTAGCCctcaaaaaatagaaagaactTAGTTTTTGGAGGTCTTGACTTGAGCGtttttgctggagttgctcgAAGCCATACCAATCATGTGTATGTGTATCTCCTACCTAGCATTCGGTTCCAATGCAACTTCCGAAACACCAACTCATGTGTGCATGTATGTGCATAGGCAGcctatatatacatgtatacaAACTATACATACATGACGCCTTGACCTATAGTGTACCAGGAAGTAGAATGCATGCTACGAGCCATCCCATTTCCAAACAGGAGGACGAAGCTGAGGCTACGACATACACGGACACGGACACAATCACACGAAAAACACACGCACTCAAATCGCATTCCCATTCGCGATTCCCATTCACACCACCTCGAACTCCCCcccgcgcggccggccggcgccgccgccgtactgCGGCTTCGTCGCCCCGAGCTCCGCCGTGACCgcgtcggcttcctcctccaccttcctGCTCTCCCTGCCAGGCCCACCGAAGATAGAGTGCCGCGGTTGCTGGTGCGTCGAGACCCGGtcgagcccgccgccgtggccctGGCCGCCGTAGATGTCACCGAAGTCGGAGGACGAGGCGACGCTGGTGCGCTTGGCGGAGTAGTTGAGGTCGAAGCTGGCCTTGGCCATGTCGAAGCTGAGGCTGCCCCGTGTGTAGAAGCTGATCCTCGACTCCGACGACAGCGGGCCGAGGTAgtagagcgcggcggcgtcggggtcggcgggGGAGACCTTGGCCCTGAAGTCGTTCCTCGACGGCGGGATCGGCGAGAAGAAGATCTCGGcgacgttggcggcggcgccgcggttGAAGGGGTTGGCCTTCCCCTCGTACCGGTACCGGAAGTTCTCGTACGTGGTCTGGTTGGTGCAGACGAGGTAGGAGTGGAACGCCGTGAGCCCGCCGACGAACCAGGCGGTGACGAAGGTGTAGGCGATGAGGAACCCCGACACCGGCGagtcggcgacggcgcggccgaGCCCCACGCCGTACTGCCGGGAGATGAGGTACAGGTTCACCCAGCAGAAGCCGAACACGTAGAGGCACAGGAACGTCGTCGAAGATATGAACATGAAGAAGAAGCGGTAGTTCCGCCGGCCGATGCACTGGCCCACCCAGGGGCAGTGGTGGTCGAAGCGGTCGACGCAGTTGTTGCAGACGGAGCAGTgggagcagcgcggcggccggTAGAGCATGCAGGTATGGCAGTACTTGACCTTGACGACGGTGCCGTTCACGTACACGTCGCGCGTCGGGGGGAGCGACCACGtgctcgccgcggcgggggaggccgTGCTGTCGGCGTCGTCGGGCTCCGGCGGACGCGCGTTCCGGGGGATGATCCCGGGGTCCCGCCCCGACGtcagcaccagcaccaccacgtCCTGCACGCGCCGTCGATCTGTTAGTTTCAgctaaattatatatatatgtatatgtggaTCGATTGACGACGGACTCACGAATGCGCCGACGGCCATGGCCGtcgccgggacggcggcgccgagcggCTTCCCGATGAGGTCGGCGAGCCGGAACGAGACGAAGGCGACGAAGAGCGCGAGCGGCGTCATGATGAGCGCCACCGTGAGCACGATGGAGCTCGCGTCCGGACCGAAGATGAGCCGACCGCCGCAGAGGAATCTCTGCATGCCACACGGAAGAAAACCAAACCATCTCATCAGGCCATGATCGTCACATTCGTTCGGGAGGACGCGCGGAGGAAATCAATCTGATTACATTCTTTCCTCTCCAGACTTGGTAGACGCggtgggtggcgacggcggccgacGAGGCGCTCGAGGCGGTGTCGGAGAGGTAGCTGCGGGGGAGAGGGCTCTTGAATAGGGACCTCCCCTTCATCGTCGTCCCCGGTACgtggggcgccggcgccggtccggtgatcgccgccgcgtcgtcacCTCACCTGCATGGGCCGGCCCCTGCAGAGCGGCGGCCGGGACGGGGGTggtgggagaggagggagggggagctcGCCTCGTTTTCCCGTTTCGGACGTCATCGTGCTATCCATAGGAGGGAGGAGCTATAGCGCGTCGTGCTTGTTATCGGGGTGCAAAGAATGGATCGGAGGAGGGAAATCGCCATGGCTAAAGATAGCACGAGCATCATACAGCTCCGGAAACACGGGTACGTACCTGGCTGTAGGAGAATCTCATGATGAATAAAAGTGCAAGGAAGAAAGGGTGATGGTGATGCTATCCTATACTATAGTTGCATGGACGATCTCAGTCAACGACAAGAGCCACAGGAACTTAGATTCAACTGCTAgcattattttcttcttcctcacacTCTCTTCTTTCTTGGGAAAAACGACACCACAACCATGGACGAAACCAGGAATTTTACCATTCATTCAATCGCATAGTGACATAGCAAAGAGGACCGTATTGTTTCCACTTTCCATGTCAAAATTGGATCGATCATAGcgacaaagtacaacaaaaatgATAAGAATACTAACCGAattagcaaaaaaaaactttagaatccatgaagagagagagagagagagagagagcgctcAAAAGGTATGCTAGGTTTTGGTTGGCAACACAAATACATGTATTGATATTCTATGCACACATATTTACATTTTATCTAGTATAAAGGAAAGATCTCATGGAGCTATAGATATGGTTACATAAATATAATCTCCACATAACATGTAGAAAGTTTTGGatttggtgtgtgtgtgtggggggggggggggtcatgCCCCCCACTGGTTCCTTGGATGTTTCCGTCCCTGACCACAGCCATGTGTACACAACTTATCGAGCAATATATTTCGCTTCGTGATTAGTATATATTGTGAAATTATGATTGTATTGCAGGGAGAGCATACCTTTAACGTGTTTGACAAGTGTTGTATATAAACATCCCTAACCGCAGCCATGTGTAAACACACAACTTATCGAGCTGTATATTTCGCTTCATGATTAGTATGAATTGTGAAATTATGATTGTAATGTAGGGAGAGCATACCTTTAACGTGTTTGACAAGTGTCGTATATTCTGGATCGCCTTCAGTATGGTAGGGTGATAGGGTTGAAATGCATTTTTCAACTTTAAAGTTTAACCAATCTACTTGAACCATGGATTGTTTTAGAGTCAAATTATATTAGGTTTAAGATCTATAATTTTTTATACTCATATCTTTTCAAATTTGGAAAATATTTATTACAAATTGTTTCGTTAGACTTCATAGATTGTTGAATAAATTTGTTAAAAGAGTTGAGTGTATATGAGACGATCTTTTTAGC
This genomic window from Setaria viridis chromosome 8, Setaria_viridis_v4.0, whole genome shotgun sequence contains:
- the LOC117866648 gene encoding uncharacterized protein, which produces MAKALLLACHLALSFSLLATSLSHLLVAAVSHLSPSSLHHRLLRLLRHPLLRLLPPLLALPFAFLPLASTPLLPLLLLPPLLPLLPLPFLPPHLPLLRPLLLSLPLLLLARAAGLLAASLPASDLQQHALAVARLLLLAAAAASLASSLSASAPRGTVAAAAHFVAEAGLACAGAVGGLWAAQTGLSLYVDACVPAGCHRLLDAGGATAPATRCEVEEARIRAVAVMDLALSVHCVLVAAVATLVLLGVARWFGVDTSAGTGRRHNGSSYDALPTVASTGAMTEMEHLQGKGIVSKSVAQE
- the LOC117834718 gene encoding probable protein S-acyltransferase 6, yielding MKGRSLFKSPLPRSYLSDTASSASSAAVATHRVYQVWRGKNRFLCGGRLIFGPDASSIVLTVALIMTPLALFVAFVSFRLADLIGKPLGAAVPATAMAVGAFDVVVLVLTSGRDPGIIPRNARPPEPDDADSTASPAAASTWSLPPTRDVYVNGTVVKVKYCHTCMLYRPPRCSHCSVCNNCVDRFDHHCPWVGQCIGRRNYRFFFMFISSTTFLCLYVFGFCWVNLYLISRQYGVGLGRAVADSPVSGFLIAYTFVTAWFVGGLTAFHSYLVCTNQTTYENFRYRYEGKANPFNRGAAANVAEIFFSPIPPSRNDFRAKVSPADPDAAALYYLGPLSSESRISFYTRGSLSFDMAKASFDLNYSAKRTSVASSSDFGDIYGGQGHGGGLDRVSTHQQPRHSIFGGPGRESRKVEEEADAVTAELGATKPQYGGGAGRPRGGEFEVV